The DNA region TGGTGTGCTGCGCCGCCGAGCTCGCGGGCGTGCTGATCGTCGGCACCTGGACGCTGGTCGAGCCCTCGGCCTTCCCGGACGCGACGGTCTGGTCGGACTACGGCTACGGCTACCTCTTCATCCCGGTGCTGCTGCCGCTGAGCGGCATCTGGTGGCTGCGGCGGTCCAAGGCCGCCTAGGCGGCCTTCTCCAGGGTGACGAGGGTGAGCCGGGGCCCGACCTCGCGGGTGGAGACCTGGGCGTACCCCTTGCTGCGGTACAGCCGCAGGTTGCCCTCGCTGCGGTGGCCGGTGAACAGCTGGAAGCGCTTGGCGGCCGGGGCGGGCTCCGCCGCGTAGTGGCGCTCGATGGCGTCGAGGAGCCGGCCGCCGATGCCGTGGCGCTGCATCCGCGGGTGGACGACGAGCTTGGCGATGCGCACCGTGCCGTCCTCGTCGAGCCGGCCGCGCACGGAGGCGACGATCTCCTCGCCCAGCTTCGCGACGAAGGCGCGGCCCTCGGTGAGTTCGGCGCGCAGGGCGTCGAGCGACTGGGTCAGCGGCTCGATCGACCAGTCCTGGTAGATCTCGGCCTCGCGCTGGTAGCAGAGGTACTGGAGCTTCAGAATGCTCTCCGCGTCCTCGGCCGCGTCCGCCGCTGAGATGGTCACGCTCATGCCCATGTGCGCATGCCTCCCGCTCGTCTGATCCACCGTGGGTCTACGGCACCTTTCCCCGCGCACCGGCACCGGGAACCTCCGCAGCCAGCATTCTGCGCAGGCATCCCAGGCACCGGGAACGCATCGGCCCCAGACTGCCCTGTGAGATACCCAACGCTCCTGCGATTTCGCGGTAGGTGGGGTCGTCGGGGTGGAGCATCGCGGTGAGCAGCCGCGGGCAGTGGCCGGGGGTGCGGCGGACGGCGGCGCGCAGCGTCCTACGCCGCTCGGCGTGCAGGGCGTGGCTCTCGGGCGAGCCGTGCGCCGGGGACTCGTGCGCGGGCTCGTGGCCCGGCTCGCCGTGGAAGGACCGCTCGTGGGCGCTGGCGCGCCGGGCCCTGCGCGCCTCGGCCCGGACGGCGCGGCGGAGCCAGTCGGCGGGCCGTTCGGGTGCGTCGTCGTCCCGGATCCGTTCGAGCAGGCGCAGCAGCACCGCCTGTTCGAGATCGTCGGCCTCGACGCCCGCGCCGGGCGCCTCGGCCTGCGACTCGGCGGCGAGCAGCGGGGTGAGGGCGGTGAGCAGGGCGTCGGGGGTGCCGGGGGCGCTGGGGGAGGTCATGCCCGCGACGATGCGACCGGCCCCCGGCCCGGTTGCGCCCCCGGCCCGAAACCACCCGGTCGGGCGTACGGGCCGGGGACCGCGCTCGTACGGACGCCTCGCGTACGGACGCCTAGCGGTCGCGGAAGTCCGCGGCGGCCAGCAGGGCCGTGTCGGCGTTGTCGGAGAAGATGCCGTCGATGCCCGTCTCGAAGAAGCGCTTGAGCGCGCCGAAGGCGTCGCCGTACGCGTTGGGGTCGGTGCCCCGGCGGTACTCGGCCGGCAGGAAGGTGTTCTCGTTGCGCTGGGTGTACGGGTGGAGGATCAGGCCCTGGGCGTGGGCGTCGCGGACCAGGGTGGTCTCGGCGCCGAGCCGGCCGCTCGCGTCGCGCGGCAGGATCAGGTCGAGGGTGGGGCCGATGCCCTGCGCGTACGAGGCGATCCAGCGCAGGCCCGCGGGCGTGACCAGGTCGGCGACGGTGCGCGGGTCGCCGGCCTCGACGAAGTCCCAGGGGCGGGTGTTAGCCCCGGAGAGCAGCACGACGCGCGGGGAGTCGACCAGGCGGGCCAGCCGCTGGATGCTGCCGGGCTCGAAGGACTGGAGGAAGACCGGGGAGTCGGCGCGGTGGCGGCCGTAGCGGCGGAGCAGCTTCGCGAGCCGCTCTTCGAGGGGCAGGCCGATCGAGCGGAAGTAGGTGGGGTGCTTGGTCTCGACGTGCAGCCACACCGGGCGGCCGCGGCGGCGGCCCTCCTGCTCGGCCCAGCGCAGCACCTCCTCGAAGGTGGGGACGGCCCAGCGTCCGTCGTAGAGGGTGTTCTCCTGGCGGGTGGCGGGGATGCGCTCCTTGGCCCGCAGGGTCTTGAGTTCGGCGAGCGTGAAGTCCTCGGTGAACCAGCCGGTGAGGGCGGCCCCGTCGACGGTCTTGGTGGTCTTCCGGGAGGCGAACTCGGGGTGGTCGGCGACATCGGTGGTGCCGGTGATGTCGTTCTCGTGGCGGCAGACCAGGTGCCCGTCCTTGGTGGGGACGAGGTCCTGCTCGACGACGTCGGCGCCCAGGGTGAGCGCAAGCTGGTAGGAGCCGAGGGTGTGCTCGGGGCGGTAGCCGCTGGCGCCGCGGTGGCCGATGACGGTGGGGACGGGCAGCGAGCGGTAGCCCCCGCGGCCGTGGCCCCGGTCGCGGGCGCCCGGCTCGCCGTCGGCGGTGGCGGCGACGGCGGACTGGACGGCCTGGGCGGTGCCGCCGGCGAGGACGGTGGACCCGCCGAGGACGGCGGCGCCGGCCGCGCCGAGGACCGCGCGTCGGTCCGGGGTCGGGCGCTCGGGCTGTGTCATGAACACTCCTTCGGTGTGATCTCCGTGTGATGTCCCGCACCTGTCAACTGCGCCCCCGACGCTAGGCATTGCGGCCCTACGGGCGGCAGACCTGCGCGGAACATGGCGGAAACACACGTCAACACGCCGTATCCGTTGCGTGAACCCGATGTGCGGAGCGTGGTGACCCGCGAGTATCGTCGCCATCTGCACCGTCGGCTCGACGAGCCGCAGCCGCCCGCCCGACACGGAGGAACCGTTGTCCCGTCTCGCGATCATGAAGGCCATCCTCGGACCGGTCCTGCGCCTCATGTTCCGTCCCCGCGTCGAGGGCGCCGAGAACATCCCGGGCACCGGTCCGGTGATCCTCGCGGGCAACCATCTGACCTTCATCGACTCGATGATCATGCCGATCTGCCTGGACCGCCCGGCCTACTTCATCGGCAAGGACGAGTACGTGAAGGGCACCGGCCTCAAGGGCCGGCTGATGGCCTGGTTCTTCACCAGTGTCGGCATGATCCCGGTGGACCGGGACGGCGGCCGCGGCGGTGTGGCCGCGCTGATGACCGGCCGCCGGGTCCTGGAGGAGGGCAAGATCTTCTCCATCTACCCGGAGGGCACCCGCTCCCCTGACGGCCGGCTCTACCGCGGCCGCACCGGCATCGCCCGGCTCACCCTGATGACCGGCGCGCCGGTGGTGCCGTTCGCGATGATCGGCACCGACAAGGTCCAGCCGGGCGGCGCGGGCATCCCGCGCCCGGGCCGGGTGACGGTCCGCTTCGGCGAGCCGATGGAGTTCTCCCGCTACGACGGCATGGACCGCGACCGGTACGTGCTGCGCGCGGTGACGGACTCGGTGATGGCGGAGGTCATGCGGCTGTCCGGCCAGGAGTACGTGGACATGTACGCGACCAAGGCGAAGGAAGCCGCGTAAGGCTGCGCGTAGGTACGCGTAGGGCTGCTCGTACGTACGAGGAGGGCGCCCCCGGGATTCCGGGGGCGCCCTCCTCGTGTGCCGGGCGTCAGTGCTCGACGGGGCCGTCCGCCAGCTTCTGGCCCTTCAGCAGGAACCAGGCCGCGACGGCGGTCGCCAGGAGCACCGCCGCGCCGACGCCGGAGGCGATGCGCAGGCCGTCGACGAAGGCGTCCTGGGCGGCGGTGACGAGCGCGCCGCCCTGGTCCGGGCCGAGGCCCGCCGCGGCCTCGACGGCGCCGCCCAGCGAGTCGTGGGCCGCGGCGGCGGTGTCCGACGGGATGCCCGCCGGGGTGGTGAAGCTCCGGTAGACGCCGGTCACGATGGAGCCGAGGACCGCGATGCCGAGGGCCGCGCCCAGCTCGTAGGCCGTCTCGGAGACCGCGGAGGCGGCGCCGGCCTGCTCCTTGGGGACGCCGGAGAGGATCACGTCGGCGGTGACGGTGAAGGCGAAGCCCGCGCCGACGCCGACGACGAGCAGGCTGGCGCCGAGCAGCGGGTAGCCGGTGGACCGGCCGATGGCGGTGAGCACCGCGAGGGCGAGTCCGATGGCGGCGAGGCCGCCGGCGACGACCGAGCGCACCGAGAACCGGCGGGCGACCCGGCCCGCGACCAGACCGGCCGTCACCGCGCCGATGGCGGCGGGCAGTTCGGCGAGCCCGGCCTCCAGGGGTGCCCGGCCCTGGACCAGCTGGAAGAACTGGGACAGGAAGAACACCAGGCCGGAGAGGCCGAGGATGGTCAGCAGGTCGGCGACCACGGCGGCGGAGAAGCCGCGGTTGCGGAACAGGCGCATGTCCAGGAGCGGGGCCGGCAGGGTGAGCTGACGGCGTACGAACCAGGTCAGACCGCCGATGCCGACGGCCAGCGCGGCCACCACGTCCAGGGTGAGGCCGTGGGCGGCCAGTTCCTTGATCGCGTAGACGACGCCGATCATGCCGGCGAGGGAGAGCAGGACGCTCGGCAGGTCCCAGGGGCCCGGGTTCGGGTTCTTCGACTCGGGGATCAGCTTGGCGCCGACGAGGACCAGGACGGCCATCACGGGCAGGTTGATGAGGAAGACCGAGCCCCACCAGAAGTGTTCGAGCAGGAATCCGCCGACGACCGGGCCCACGGCGGCACCGGCCGAGGCCATGGCGCCCCAGATGCCGATGGCGAGGCTGCGCTCGCGCGGGTCGTGGAAGAGGTTGCGGATCAGGGCGAGCGTGGACGGCATCAGGGTGGCGCCGGCGACGCCGAGCAGGGCGCGGGCCGCGATCATCATCTCGGGGCTGCTCGCGTAGGCGTTCAGGACGGAGACCGCGCCGAACGCGACGGCTCCGGTGAGCAGCAGCTTCTTGCGGCCGATGCGGTCGCCGAGGCTGCCCATGGAGACGAGCAGGCCGGCGATGACGAAGGAGTAGACGTCGCCGATCCAGAGCAGCTGGGTGCCGGACGGCTTCAGGTCCTCGGAGAGGAAGGGGGTCGCCAGGCCGAGTACCGTGGCGTCGACCGCCACGAGCAGTACGGCCAGGACGAGCACGGCGAGGGCGAGCCACCGGCCGGGACGGCGCACGCCCTCGGTATGGCTCTCGGGCGTCTGCGCCTTCGTGAGGCTGTCGCTGGTCACTTCTCCACGCTCCTGCGTGCTCCGCCGAGCATCAGCTCGGTGATCATGTACTGGTAGTCCTTGGCGGCGACCCGGCCGTCCATCACGGCCCAGGCGCCGGAGCCGACGAGGCCGTAGAAGGCCTCGCACAGCCAGGCGGGGGTCAGGTCGATCCGGAAGACGCCCTGCTCCTGGCCGCGCCGGAAGAGCGCGGCGATCCGGGCGTCGAGCCGGGCCCAGCCCTCGTGCTGCTCCTCCCCCTCGAACAGCTGGTTCTCGGTGACGAGGAAGGACAGCAGCGGGGCGACGGGCTCCACGGCGCCGACGAGCCGGCGCAGCACCTCGTCGGCGGGCCCCTCGTCGAGCCGCGCGCCGTCGAGGGCGGCCTCCAGCTCCGCGATCGCCATCTCCTCCAGCGCGCGGATCAGTGCCTCCCGCCCGGCGAACAGCCGGTGCAGCGTGGCGCGCCCGATCCCGGCGGCCCGGGCGACCTCGTCCATGGTGGCGGTCGCCTTCACGGAGAGCGTGGCGGCGGCGGAGCGGAGGACATGGGTGCGATCGACGGCCATGAGACAACCATACACCGAATGAGACATCAATGTCTCATTCAATAAATCGACGCCTCACGAGGCGTGGGAGGGAATCCTGTGCGCATGACAAGACCGCTGCTGCTGATCGACGTCGACGGGCCGCTGAATCCGTACGCGGCGCAGCGCGAGCGCCGCCCGGAGGGGTATACGACGCACCGGATGAGCCCCACCGGCTGGGTCGGGGCAAGGCCGCTGCGGGTGTGGCTGAACCACGGGCACGGCGCGGAGCTGCTGGCGCTCGCGGAGGCGTACGAGCTGGTCTGGGCGACGACCTGGAAGGACGAGGCGAACTGGGGGTCCCCCCACGCCCTCAGGGCGTAGGGGGCGGATCGGGCCGCATCTGGGGCTGCCGGAGCTGCCGTTCATCGACTGGCCGAAAATGCACGGGGCCGCCCCGCGCGGGACGTTCTGGAAGACCCAGTACATCCTGGAGTACGCGCAGGGGCGGCCGTTCGCGTGGGTGGACGACGACATCACGTCGTACGACCACGAGTATGTGGAGCAGAACCACCTCGCCGCCGCCCTGTTGCTGCGCGTCGACGAACGGATCGGACTGCTCCGGCCGGACTTCGACGCGCTCGCGGAGTGGGCGGCGGCGCTGTGACGTGCTGAGTGGTTACTGCTTGGCGGTGGCCCAGGCGTGCTGGATGACCAGGTCCGCCTTGACCTCGACCAGTTGGGCGGCGACGGCCGAGGGGGCGGTGCCGCCGCGGCCGTCGCGGGAGGCGAGGGCGCCGGGGACGTTGAGGACGGTGCGGACCTCGGGGGTGAGGTGCTCGGAGATCTTGGCGAACTGCTCGTCCGTGAGGCCGTCGAGCTCCTTGCCCTCCGCCTCGGCGACCTTGACGCACTCGCCGGCCACCTCGTGCGCCACCCGGAAGGGGACGCCCTGCTTGACCAGCCACTCGGCGATGTCGGTGGCGAGGGAGAAGCCGGCCGGGGCGAGCTCCTCCATGCGCTCCCGGTTGACCGTGAGGGTCGCCATCATGCCGGTGAAGGCGGGCAGCAGGACCTCCAGCTGGTCGCAGGAGTCGAAGACCGGCTCCTTGTCCTCCTGGAGGTCCCGGTTGTAGGCCAGGGGCAGCGCCTTCAGGGTCGCCATCAGGCCGGACAGGTTGCCGATGAGCCGGCCGGACTTGCCCCGGGCCAGCTCCGCGATGTCCGGGTTCTTCTTCTGCGGCATGATCGACGAGCCGGTGGAGAAGGCGTCGTGGAGGGTCACGAAGGAGAACTCCTTCGTGTTCCAGATGATGATCTCCTCGGCGATCCGGGACAGGTTCACGCCGATCATCGCGGTGATGAAGGCGAACTCGGCGACGAAGTCCCGCGAGGCCGTGCCGTCGATCGAGTTGCCCGCCGAACCCCGCTCGAAGCCGAGGTCCTTGGCGACCGCCTCCGGGTCGAGCCCGAGGGAGGAGCCGGCGAGCGCGCCGGAGCCGTACGGGGAGACGGCGGTCCGGGTGTCCCACTGGCGCAGCCGCTCCGCGTCCCGGGAGAGCGACTGCACGTGGGCGAGCACGTGGTGGGCGAAGAGCACCGGCTGGGCGTGCTGGAGGTGGGTGCGGCCCGGCATGGCGACGTCCGGGTGCGCCTCGGCGAGGCCGACCAGCGCGTCCTGGAGCTCGGCGATCAGGCCGCCGATGATCCGGGCGTGGTCCCGCAGGTACATCCGGAACAGCGTGGCGACCTGGTCGTTACGGGACCGGCCGGCCCGCAGCTTGCCGCCGAGCTCGGCGCCGAGCCGCTCCAGGAGGCCCCGCTCCAGGGCGGTGTGGACGTCCTCGTCGGCGATGGTGCCGACGAAGGAGCCATCGGCGACGTCCGCCTCCAGCTGGTCGAGACCGGCCAGCATGCGGGTCAGCTCGTCCTGGTCAAGGAGCCCGGCCTTGTGCAGCACGCGCGCGTGGGCACGGGAACCGGCGATGTCGTACGGCGCGAGCCGCCAGTCGAAGTGGACGGACGCGGACAGCTTCGCCAGGGCCTCGGCGGGCCCGTCGGCGAACCGGCCGCCCCAGAGCCGGACGTCACCGTTGTTGCTGCTCACTGCTGTGCTCCTTGAGGACAGTGTCTGGATGTGCGGCCGCCTCCCTGCCGCGTACCGCAACGGCGTACGGACAGGGAGGCGGCTTGTACAACGTGCGGGGGTCAGCCCAGGTCGCGCTTGGCGGCGATCTTCGACGACAGGGCGAAGATGTCGATGAAGCCCTGCGCCTTCGACTGGTCGAACGTGTCGCCGGTGTCGTAGGTGGCGAGGTTGAAGTCGTACAGCGA from Streptomyces fradiae includes:
- the argH gene encoding argininosuccinate lyase — its product is MSSNNGDVRLWGGRFADGPAEALAKLSASVHFDWRLAPYDIAGSRAHARVLHKAGLLDQDELTRMLAGLDQLEADVADGSFVGTIADEDVHTALERGLLERLGAELGGKLRAGRSRNDQVATLFRMYLRDHARIIGGLIAELQDALVGLAEAHPDVAMPGRTHLQHAQPVLFAHHVLAHVQSLSRDAERLRQWDTRTAVSPYGSGALAGSSLGLDPEAVAKDLGFERGSAGNSIDGTASRDFVAEFAFITAMIGVNLSRIAEEIIIWNTKEFSFVTLHDAFSTGSSIMPQKKNPDIAELARGKSGRLIGNLSGLMATLKALPLAYNRDLQEDKEPVFDSCDQLEVLLPAFTGMMATLTVNRERMEELAPAGFSLATDIAEWLVKQGVPFRVAHEVAGECVKVAEAEGKELDGLTDEQFAKISEHLTPEVRTVLNVPGALASRDGRGGTAPSAVAAQLVEVKADLVIQHAWATAKQ
- a CDS encoding sigma-70 family RNA polymerase sigma factor, whose translation is MTSPSAPGTPDALLTALTPLLAAESQAEAPGAGVEADDLEQAVLLRLLERIRDDDAPERPADWLRRAVRAEARRARRASAHERSFHGEPGHEPAHESPAHGSPESHALHAERRRTLRAAVRRTPGHCPRLLTAMLHPDDPTYREIAGALGISQGSLGPMRSRCLGCLRRMLAAEVPGAGARGKVP
- a CDS encoding lysophospholipid acyltransferase family protein: MSRLAIMKAILGPVLRLMFRPRVEGAENIPGTGPVILAGNHLTFIDSMIMPICLDRPAYFIGKDEYVKGTGLKGRLMAWFFTSVGMIPVDRDGGRGGVAALMTGRRVLEEGKIFSIYPEGTRSPDGRLYRGRTGIARLTLMTGAPVVPFAMIGTDKVQPGGAGIPRPGRVTVRFGEPMEFSRYDGMDRDRYVLRAVTDSVMAEVMRLSGQEYVDMYATKAKEAA
- a CDS encoding MFS transporter is translated as MTSDSLTKAQTPESHTEGVRRPGRWLALAVLVLAVLLVAVDATVLGLATPFLSEDLKPSGTQLLWIGDVYSFVIAGLLVSMGSLGDRIGRKKLLLTGAVAFGAVSVLNAYASSPEMMIAARALLGVAGATLMPSTLALIRNLFHDPRERSLAIGIWGAMASAGAAVGPVVGGFLLEHFWWGSVFLINLPVMAVLVLVGAKLIPESKNPNPGPWDLPSVLLSLAGMIGVVYAIKELAAHGLTLDVVAALAVGIGGLTWFVRRQLTLPAPLLDMRLFRNRGFSAAVVADLLTILGLSGLVFFLSQFFQLVQGRAPLEAGLAELPAAIGAVTAGLVAGRVARRFSVRSVVAGGLAAIGLALAVLTAIGRSTGYPLLGASLLVVGVGAGFAFTVTADVILSGVPKEQAGAASAVSETAYELGAALGIAVLGSIVTGVYRSFTTPAGIPSDTAAAAHDSLGGAVEAAAGLGPDQGGALVTAAQDAFVDGLRIASGVGAAVLLATAVAAWFLLKGQKLADGPVEH
- a CDS encoding TetR/AcrR family transcriptional regulator — protein: MAVDRTHVLRSAAATLSVKATATMDEVARAAGIGRATLHRLFAGREALIRALEEMAIAELEAALDGARLDEGPADEVLRRLVGAVEPVAPLLSFLVTENQLFEGEEQHEGWARLDARIAALFRRGQEQGVFRIDLTPAWLCEAFYGLVGSGAWAVMDGRVAAKDYQYMITELMLGGARRSVEK
- a CDS encoding GNAT family N-acetyltransferase is translated as MGMSVTISAADAAEDAESILKLQYLCYQREAEIYQDWSIEPLTQSLDALRAELTEGRAFVAKLGEEIVASVRGRLDEDGTVRIAKLVVHPRMQRHGIGGRLLDAIERHYAAEPAPAAKRFQLFTGHRSEGNLRLYRSKGYAQVSTREVGPRLTLVTLEKAA
- a CDS encoding glycerophosphodiester phosphodiesterase, which encodes MTQPERPTPDRRAVLGAAGAAVLGGSTVLAGGTAQAVQSAVAATADGEPGARDRGHGRGGYRSLPVPTVIGHRGASGYRPEHTLGSYQLALTLGADVVEQDLVPTKDGHLVCRHENDITGTTDVADHPEFASRKTTKTVDGAALTGWFTEDFTLAELKTLRAKERIPATRQENTLYDGRWAVPTFEEVLRWAEQEGRRRGRPVWLHVETKHPTYFRSIGLPLEERLAKLLRRYGRHRADSPVFLQSFEPGSIQRLARLVDSPRVVLLSGANTRPWDFVEAGDPRTVADLVTPAGLRWIASYAQGIGPTLDLILPRDASGRLGAETTLVRDAHAQGLILHPYTQRNENTFLPAEYRRGTDPNAYGDAFGALKRFFETGIDGIFSDNADTALLAAADFRDR